From Rutidosis leptorrhynchoides isolate AG116_Rl617_1_P2 chromosome 3, CSIRO_AGI_Rlap_v1, whole genome shotgun sequence, a single genomic window includes:
- the LOC139902816 gene encoding RNA-binding motif protein 25-like isoform X3 — MGSRIVICRQQNMLATECILPFTCQGIIRYGAPYPQMLRPVYPQRPLGAMGVVPTLSRPPMMAMRGPVVPTIVRPPINLNISQAEKPMTTIYVGKIASTVDNDFMLSLLQLCGPVKSWKRVPDPTTGALKGFGFCEFESVEGVLRALRLLSKLSIDGQELMINFDKPTKAYLKSYVEKKKKDDSKNTEGADKQDENASVEESKDVSKEDKKEDDKDKEANIEIDDYSTFGLVTNEDKEADKGANEKLKGMIEERIKNKPLPPPPPPPQMTPDVIRISTSEHPAKSVDGDSDADVTRNLEDKNDEEMTSKSIPSSENEKPETSSPDRNIKTDRRSKDRERDLKREKERELERYEREREQERAKREREREYKIREDERRYRARLKEWESREKEKERARKQEREREKEREQDRKYEILDQEDDDGYSKKRKYRSSGEEREEIKRRLREKEEDMEDKIKEEEEIAEAKRKAEEEKEMQIEQQKHALELLANNNTVNGSENAMLIDGSSLDIKNKAADHQNTDVEMKHAIEIGNQITQNGSDDDSVMAAASDTKHSNTTQTKKLGFGLVGSGKRTTVPSLFHEEEDEDAQKDKKMRPLVPIDYSTEELQAVRETTPVAPLAAAAEFAKRIGHANSKEEKPDSDRERSKRDRSGHRDRDRNYEDSNKSREKEHDKGKTPDNKKLLDAKQLIDTIPKTKDELFSYPINWAIYDKNGLHERMRPWISKKITEFLGEEEATLVDYIVSSTQEHVTADEMLERLQSILDDEAEMFVLKVWRMLIFEIKKVETGLTGKPKA; from the exons ATGGGTTCTCGAATCGTGATTTGTCGGCAGCAAAACATGCTTGCAACTGAGTGCATCTTGCCCTTTACATGCCAAG GGATCATCCGTTATGGGGCTCCATATCCACAAATGCTTCGACCCGTGTATCCCCAACGACCACTTGGTGCAATGGGAGTTGTTCCAACATTATCACGCCCTCCAATGATGGCTATGCGGGGTCCAGTAGTTCCTACCATTGTTAGGCCTCCTATCAATTTAAACATATCTCAAGCAGAAAAACCGATGACTACAATTTATGTTGGCAAGATAGCATCAACGGTAGATAATGATTTCATGCTCTCCCTTTTGCAA CTTTGTGGACCTGTTAAAAGTTGGAAGCGTGTTCCAGATCCCACTACTGGGGCTTTGAAGGGCTTTGGGTTTTGTGAATTTGAATCCGTGGAAGGAGTTTTACGTGCTTTGCGGCTGTTAAGTAAATTGAGCATTGATGGTCAAGAGCTAATG ATAAATTTTGACAAACCAACCAAAGCGTATCTCAAGAGTTATGTTGAAAAGAAGAAAAAGGACGACTCAAAGAATACTGAAGGGGCTGATAAACAGGACGAAAATGCATCTGTGGAGGAATCAAAGGATGTTTCAAAGGAAGACAAAAAGGAAGATGATAAAGATAAAGAAGCAAACATAGAAATTGATGATTATTCAACTTTTGGCCTTGTGACTAATGAAGATAAGGAAGCTGATAAAGGAGCTAATGAAAAGCTTAAGGGAATGATTGAAGAGAGGATTAAGAACAAACCGCTACCTCCTCCGCCCCCGCCCCCGCAAATGACTCCCGACGTTATTCGAATATCAACTTCTGAACATCCCGCAAAGTCGGTAGACGGAGATTCAGATGCAGATGTAACGAGAAATT TGGAAGATAAAAATGATGAAGAAATGACAAGCAAAAGCATACCTTCAAGTGAAAACGAGAAACCCGAAACAAGTTCACCCGATCGAAATATAAAAACCGATAGACGGAGCAAAGATAGAGAGCGAGATCTGAAACGTGAAAAAGAACGGGAACTCGAAAGATACGAACGCGAGAGGGAGCAAGAACGGGCCAAACGAGAAAGGGAACGCGAATACAAAATACGTGAAGACGAACGCCGATATCGGGCCCGTCTAAAAGAATGGGAATCACGTGAAAAAGAGAAAGAGCGGGCCCGCAAACAAGAGAGAGAAAGGGAAAAGGAACGTGAACAAGATAGGAAATATGAGATTTTGGATCAAGAAGATGACGATGGGTATAGTAAAAAGAGGAAATATAGAAGTAGTGGTGAAGAACGAGAGGAAATTAAAAGGAGGTTAAGGGAAAAAGAGGAAGATATGGAGGATaaaattaaagaagaggaagaaatTGCTGAAGCTAAAAGGAAAGCCGAAGAGGAAAAAGAGATGCAGATAGAACAACAAAAACACGCGTTAGAATTATTagctaataataatactgttaatggaAGTGAAAATGCAATGTTAATCGATGGAAGCTCGTTGGATATCAAAAATAAGGCTGCTGATCATCAGAATACTGATGTTGAGATGAAACACGCGATCGAAATCG GTAATCAGATTACCCAAAATGGGAGTGATGATGATTCAGTCATGGCTGCTGCATCAGACACAAAACATAGCAACACAACCCAGACCAAAAAGTTAGGGTTTGGTCTTGTTGGGTCAGGGAAAAGAACAACGGTCCCGTCTCTTTTTCATGAAGAGGAAGATGAGGATGCACAAAAGGACAAAAAGATGCGGCCTTTGGTTCCTATCGATTACTCAACCGAAGAATTACAGGCCGTTAGAGAAACTACTCCTGTTGCACCTTTAGCTGCAGCTGCTGAATTTGCAAAACGAATTGGACATGCAAATTCAAAAGAAGAAAAGCCCGATTCCGATAGGGAACGAAGTAAACGTGATAGATCGGGTCATCGAGATCGGGACCGGAATTATGAGGATAGTAATAAATCTAGAGAGAAAGAGCATGACAAAGGGAAGACACCTGATAATAAGAAGCTTTTGGATGCAAAACAATTGATTGATACAATTCCAAAAACTAAAGATGAATTGTTCTCATACCCTATAAACTGGGCGATCTATGATAAG AATGGATTGCATGAAAGGATGAGACCATGGATATCAAAGAAGATAACAGAGTTTTTGGGAGAGGAGGAGGCAACGTTAGTAGATTACATCGTGTCAAGCACTCAAGAACACGTAACAGCAGATGAGATGCTTGAACGGCTTCAATCTATTTTGGATGATGAAGCGGAAATGTTTGTGTTGAAAGTATGGAGAATGCTCATTTTTGAAATCAAGAAGGTGGAAACGGGTCTTACTGGGAAACCCAAGGCTTGA
- the LOC139897656 gene encoding probable xyloglucan endotransglucosylase/hydrolase protein 33, whose product MTSLLQRFLLTCFIFFSDFIIPTWSRGPVYKPPSVEQLTDRFHPTSVAAKMSTLYGASNVHMKNDGSYVDISLDKNSGSGLVSNERYQHGFFSAAIKLPMGVTSGVVLAFYMSNSDVFPHNHDEIDFELLGHEKRKDWVLQTNIYGNGSVNTGREEKFNLWFDPTQEFHQYSILWNTHHIVFLVDNIPIREVIHNQASLSIYPSKPMSLYTTIWDASEWATHGGKYPVDYHYAPFVASFGELEMEGCVILKTNPSSTSTCSKSSTLLSVDPVDGNEYAKLTVQQTVGLNWARTKHMFYSYCKDTSRYKLLPPECDT is encoded by the exons ATGACATCTTTGCTACAAAGGTTTCTTCTTACATGTTTTATTTTCTTTAGTGATTTCATCATACCAACTTGGTCTCGAGGACCCGTATATAAGCCTCCAAGTGTCGAGCAATTAACTGATCGTTTCCATCCAACATCCGTTGCAGCCAAAATGTCCACTTTATATGGAGCATCCAATGTTCATATGAAAAACGATGGGTCATATGTGGATATTAGTCTAGACAAAAATTCAG GTTCTGGATTGGTGTCAAATGAAAGATACCAACATGGATTCTTTAGTGCTGCAATCAAGTTACCAATGGGGGTAACTTCAGGAGTAGTACTAGCTTTCTAC ATGTCCAATTCTGATGTTTTTCCACACAACCATGATGAGATTGACTTTGAATTGCTTGGTCATGAGAAAAGAAAAGATTGGGTTCTTCAAACAAATATTTATGGTAATGGAAGTGTCAATACTGGAAGAGAAGAGAAGTTTAACCTTTGGTTTGATCCTACGCAAGAGTTTCATCAATATAGCATATTATGGAACACCCATCACATAGT GTTTTTGGTGGACAATATACCTATAAGAGAAGTAATACACAACCAAGCCTCATTGTCTATATATCCATCGAAGCCAATGTCTCTATACACTACCATTTGGGACGCTTCGGAGTGGGCCACACACGGAGGAAAATACCCCGTTGATTATCATTACGCACCATTTGTTGCGTCATTTGGAGAACTCGAAATGGAAGGTTGTGTGATACTCAAAACAAATCCGTCGTCTACAAGCACGTGCTCAAAAAGTTCGACACTTTTAAGCGTAGATCCTGTTGATGGAAATGAATATGCAAAGCTAACCGTACAACAAACCGTTGGTTTAAATTGGGCTCGAACTAAACATATGTTTTATTCTTATTGTAAAGATACTTCAAGATACAAACTTCTTCCACCAGAATGCGATACTTGA